The Nonlabens spongiae genome contains a region encoding:
- a CDS encoding PfkB family carbohydrate kinase, with protein sequence MSKLVVVGTVAFDAIETPFGKTDKILGGAATFIGLSASHFNTEVGLVSVVGGDFPQEYLEMLENRGMNTDGIEVVKDGKTFYWSGRYHNDMNTRDTLATELNVLADFNPVVPDNFKDAEVVMLGNLHPAVQLGVIEQTPAAKLIILDTMNFWMDSALDLLHQVIAKVDVITINDEEARQLSGEYSLVNAARKIQEMGPKYVVIKKGEHGALLFHEENIFFAPALPLEEVFDPTGAGDTFAGGFAGFLSASGDYSFENMKRAIIYGSNFASFCVEKFGTERMQSITKDEINTRLEQFKALTKFELN encoded by the coding sequence ATGAGCAAATTAGTGGTAGTGGGCACGGTAGCCTTTGATGCAATTGAAACACCCTTCGGAAAAACGGATAAAATCCTGGGTGGAGCGGCGACATTCATAGGACTATCAGCCAGTCATTTCAATACGGAAGTAGGTCTTGTAAGTGTGGTAGGTGGCGATTTTCCTCAAGAATATCTTGAAATGCTGGAAAACCGCGGCATGAATACAGACGGTATAGAAGTGGTTAAAGACGGTAAGACTTTTTACTGGTCGGGCCGTTATCATAATGACATGAATACCCGCGACACACTAGCAACAGAACTCAACGTATTGGCTGATTTTAACCCTGTCGTTCCTGATAACTTCAAAGATGCCGAAGTCGTGATGCTAGGGAACCTCCACCCTGCCGTTCAATTAGGTGTAATCGAGCAGACTCCTGCTGCTAAACTGATCATACTGGATACGATGAACTTCTGGATGGACAGTGCGCTGGATCTTTTACACCAAGTGATTGCTAAGGTGGATGTGATTACCATAAATGATGAAGAAGCGAGACAACTTTCAGGCGAATATTCATTGGTCAACGCAGCTCGTAAAATCCAAGAGATGGGTCCTAAATATGTAGTAATCAAAAAAGGTGAGCACGGAGCACTGCTCTTCCATGAAGAGAACATTTTCTTTGCACCTGCTCTTCCACTAGAGGAGGTTTTTGATCCTACGGGAGCTGGGGACACTTTTGCTGGTGGTTTTGCAGGTTTCCTTTCTGCTAGTGGTGATTATAGTTTTGAAAACATGAAGCGGGCGATCATTTATGGATCAAATTTTGCTTCCTTCTGTGTGGAAAAATTTGGAACCGAGCGCATGCAATCCATCACTAAAGATGAAATAAATACACGTTTAGAACAATTCAAAGCCTTGACCAAATTTGAATTGAACTAG